In Mercurialis annua linkage group LG5, ddMerAnnu1.2, whole genome shotgun sequence, a single genomic region encodes these proteins:
- the LOC126680127 gene encoding uncharacterized protein LOC126680127 encodes MNHQSATNSSKPLEGVHGIHVVPHSPFALEEITQQGEFSRTTYGSLFDTKNQQVLLQRVWEQRPGCLRPIHCCMNGDKHLAETVANVLTSVPFIALGLHAPRKNLSTKMYANSLIGVGVASSLYHCSRGKIRKYFRWLDYTMIAATTICLSRALRNENPKLLMAASAALLPIQPLMVSAVHTGMMEVAFAKRAVKDPDLKMAHTLHKMSSLLGGALFIADDLFPETPYIHAGWHLAAAVGVGTCHKLLE; translated from the exons ATGAACCATCAGAGTGCAACAAATTCTAGTAAACCACTCGAGGGTGTTCATGGAATCCATGTTGTGCCTCATTCACCATTTGCTTTGGAAGAGATAACTCAACAGGGGGAGTTCTCTCGAACAACCTATGGAAGTTTGTTTGATACCAAAAATCAGCAAGTTTTACTGCA GAGAGTATGGGAGCAAAGACCAGGATGTTTGAGGCCTATCCATTGCTGTATGAATG GTGATAAGCATCTTGCAGAAACAGTCGCAAATGTACTTACCTCAGTTCCTTTTATTGCTTTAGGGCTCCACGCTCCAAG GAAGAACCTTAGTACTAAGATGTATGCTAACTCATTAATCGGAGTAGGAGTTGCCTCGAGTTTGTATCATTGTTCGAGAGGCAAAATCAGGAAGTACTTTAGATGGCTTGACTATACAATGATAGCAGCAACAACAATA TGCTTATCAAGAGCCCTTAGAAATGAGAACCCAAAGTTGCTGATGGCAGCATCTGCGGCACTTTTGCCTATCCAGCCTCTGATGGTATCTGCAGTTCATACAGGGATGATGGAG GTGGCATTTGCAAAAAGAGCAGTAAAAGATCCAGACTTAAAAATGGCACATACACTGCATAAGATGTCATCCTTGTTAGGGGGTGCTCTTTTCATTGCAGATGATTTATTTCCTGAAACTCCTTATATCCACGCTGGTTGGCATCTGGCTGCGGCTGTTGGCGTCGGCACATGTCACAAGCTTCTCGAGTAG
- the LOC126680126 gene encoding WUSCHEL-related homeobox 3, which translates to MNTKNDELEQFLPKTNITKATPDLQKFLPSHAMKCSGDEQNKGELLNEQPLLMGSSRWNPTPEQLLALEEMYRRGTRTPTAEQIQQIAVQLRRFGKIEGKNVFYWFQNHKARERQKRRREVEANCKSRNIKDSGLRKTVHDQVEQVYTPNCSDDQLVEGRFSMHRGATAESLSTTGWSHFEENEQIITSKTDKNSTWHNTVDSTFFNIQTLQSSSWTSFKPKNVEELETLELFPLNSNGGFNGSMKVELDDRKVGIRDINTRLNPRQYFEFFPLKN; encoded by the exons atgaacactAAAAATGATGAGCTCGAACAATTCTTGCCAAAAACCAACATTACTAAAGCAACGCCTGACCTTCAGAAATTCTTGCCTAGCCATGCTATGAAATGTTCCGGTGACGAGCAAAACAAGGGAGAATTATTGAACGAGCAGCCGTTATTAATGGGGAGTTCGCGGTGGAACCCGACGCCGGAGCAGCTACTAGCGTTGGAAGAAATGTATAGACGCGGAACAAGAACACCAACGGCTGAGCAAATACAGCAAATAGCTGTGCAGTTACGTAGGTTTGGGAAGATTGAAGGTAAGAATGTTTTTTACTGGTTTCAAAACCATAAAGCTAGAGAACGACAAAAACGACGCCGTGAAGTTGAAGCTAACTGTAAATCAAGAAATATCAAAGATTCAG GGTTGAGAAAGACAGTTCATGATCAGGTTGAACAAGTTTATACTCCGAACTGCAGTGATGATCAGCTTGTAGAG GGACGTTTTTCGATGCACAGAGGAGCTACAGCAGAAAGCTTGTCAACAACTGGTTGGTCACATTTTGAAGAGAACGAACAAATTATAACCAGTAAAACAGACAAGAATTCCACGTGGCATAACACTGTGGATTCAACATTCTTCAATATTCAAACCCTACAGAGTTCATCATGGACGTCGTTTAAACCCAAGAACGTTGAAGAACTTGAAACCCTAGAGTTATTTCCCTTAAACAGTAACGGAGGATTTAACGGCAGCATGAAGGTGGAACTGGACGACAGAAAAGTAGGGATCAGAGACATAAATACAAGGTTAAATCCAAGGCagtattttgagttttttccactGAAAAACTGA